A window of the Canis aureus isolate CA01 chromosome 34, VMU_Caureus_v.1.0, whole genome shotgun sequence genome harbors these coding sequences:
- the NEUROD1 gene encoding neurogenic differentiation factor 1, which produces MTKSYSESGLMGEPQPQGPPSWTDECLSPQDEEHEADKKEDDLEAMNAEEDSLRNGGEEEDEDEDLEEEEEEEEEDDDQKPKRRGPKKKKMTKARLERFKLRRMKANARERNRMHGLNAALDNLRKVVPCYSKTQKLSKIETLRLAKNYIWALSEILRSGKSPDLVSFVQTLCKGLSQPTTNLVAGCLQLNPRTFLPEQSQDVPPHLPAASAPFPGHPYPYQSPGLPSPPYGTMDSSHVFHVKPPPLAYSAALEPFFESPLTDCASPAFDGPLSPPLSINGNFSFKHEPSAEFEKSYAFTMHYPAATLAGPQSHASVFSGAAGPRCDIPIDSIVPFESHSHHERVMSAQLNAIFHD; this is translated from the coding sequence ATGACCAAATCGTACAGCGAGAGCGGGCTGATGGGCGAGCCTCAGCCCCAGGGTCCTCCCAGCTGGACGGACGAATGTCTCAGTCCTCAGGACGAGGAGCACGAGGCAGACAAGAAGGAGGACGACCTGGAAGCCATGAACGCCGAGGAGGACTCGCTGAGGAACGGCGgcgaggaggaggatgaggacgaggacctggaggaggaggaggaagaggaggaggaggacgacgacCAGAAGCCCAAGAGACGCGGCcccaagaagaagaagatgacCAAGGCGCGCCTGGAGCGGTTCAAGCTGCGGCGCATGAAGGCCAACGCCCGGGAGCGCAACCGCATGCACGGGCTCAACGCCGCGCTGGACAACCTGCGCAAGGTGGTGCCCTGCTACTCCAAGACGCAGAAGCTGTCCAAGATCGAGACGCTGCGCCTGGCCAAGAACTACATCTGGGCTCTGTCGGAGATCCTGCGCTCGGGCAAGAGCCCCGACCTGGTGTCCTTCGTGCAGACTCTGTGCAAGGGCCTGTCGCAGCCCACCACCAACCTGGTCGCCGGCTGCCTGCAGCTCAACCCTCGGACCTTCCTGCCCGAGCAGAGCCAGGACGTGCCCCCGCACCTGCCGGCGGCCAGCGCGCCCTTCCCGGGGCACCCGTACCCCTACCAgtccccggggctgcccagcccGCCCTACGGCACCATGGACAGCTCCCACGTCTTCCACGTGAAGCCGCCGCCGCTCGCCTACAGCGCGGCGCTCGAGCCCTTCTTCGAGAGCCCCCTGACCGACTGCGCCAGCCCCGCCTTCGACGGGCCGCTCAGCCCGCCGCTCAGCATCAACGGCAACTTCTCCTTCAAACACGAACCGTCCGCCGAGTTCGAGAAGAGCTACGCCTTCACCATGCACTACCCCGCAGCGACCTTGGCAGGGCCCCAGAGCCACGCCTCGGTCTTCTCGGGCGCCGCCGGCCCGCGCTGCGACATCCCCATAGACAGCATCGTGCCCTTCGAGAGCCATTCGCATCACGAGCGAGTCATGAGCGCCCAGCTCAATGCCATCTTCCACGACTAG